In Oceaniferula marina, the following proteins share a genomic window:
- a CDS encoding DUF6288 domain-containing protein: protein MIKTITSQWFVILITGVSCWLELAASLQAAGNPSIAINPDFTKGASIPAGASHDWNLGPTGIRGWMYSHKMETSEARQIAVTQVAKGSPADPTFQLGDVILGLVGKPFNHDPRTEFGKAISAAEATNGELQLIRWRQGKTSNVTVKLPILGAYSATAPFDCAKSKRIFEQGCKALAIKMKAKPEAGNGITRSLNALALLASGNPEYLPIIREQVKWAANYRDPESRSLHSWFYGPVNILLAEYTIATGDQRFMPDLKRITMEIVHGQSQVGSWGHRFIREDGRLGGYGMMNAPGLPLTVSLILARKAGVKDPALDRAIEKSARLIRFYVGKGSVPYGDHHPWIQTHDDNGKNGIAAVMFNLLDDAEAAGYFSSMSIASYGGERDNGHTGNFLNMLWAMPGVAISGPHASGAWMKEFGWYYDLARCSDGSYRHQGPPATKPDSYRNWDCTGAYLLAYAQPLRKIFLTGKKQGVATQISKQSAAQFIEDGKGWSSKNKNSLYADLTDEELYEKLKSWSPVVRERAALALAKRDTTSVDRFIPLLKVSDLPTQLGACQALAKLKAQSAPAVPALINTLKSRDLWLRVKAAEALAAIGPAAKPALPELLTILANNDLQNDPRAMEQRYLCFALFAQRDGLLRGSLDGVNREALYAAVRNGLKNEDGRARSSLASVFKKLTFEEIEPLLPAIHAAVVEPAPSGIMFASGILLSGLEILAKYHIREGLPLCFEVMEIEKWGKKNRITGCLKALQLYEGSAKPMLPRLKQLERQLRNHREAKSLESTIELIQTTTKLIESSSRTPTLRSIGH, encoded by the coding sequence ATGATAAAAACCATAACAAGCCAGTGGTTCGTAATTCTCATCACCGGGGTCTCATGCTGGCTTGAGCTGGCCGCTTCCCTACAAGCCGCGGGCAATCCATCCATTGCCATCAACCCGGACTTTACCAAGGGGGCGTCCATCCCTGCAGGAGCAAGCCACGATTGGAATCTCGGCCCAACAGGCATCCGGGGCTGGATGTATAGCCACAAAATGGAAACCTCTGAAGCCAGGCAGATCGCTGTGACCCAAGTTGCAAAAGGATCACCAGCTGACCCGACCTTCCAATTGGGGGATGTCATTCTTGGGCTTGTAGGAAAACCATTTAACCATGACCCACGCACGGAATTCGGCAAAGCCATCAGCGCCGCCGAAGCGACAAATGGTGAGCTTCAACTCATTCGTTGGCGCCAAGGGAAAACCTCAAATGTCACTGTCAAACTTCCGATTCTGGGAGCTTACAGCGCGACAGCCCCCTTCGACTGTGCCAAATCCAAACGCATCTTCGAACAAGGATGCAAGGCACTGGCAATAAAAATGAAGGCCAAGCCCGAAGCCGGCAATGGCATTACTCGATCACTCAATGCGCTGGCATTGTTAGCGAGCGGCAATCCAGAATACTTGCCGATCATCCGTGAACAAGTCAAGTGGGCTGCGAACTATCGTGACCCTGAAAGCCGGTCATTGCATTCGTGGTTCTATGGACCAGTGAATATCTTGTTGGCGGAATACACCATCGCCACAGGGGATCAACGTTTTATGCCCGATCTGAAACGCATCACCATGGAAATCGTCCATGGGCAGAGCCAGGTCGGCTCATGGGGGCATCGTTTCATCAGAGAGGACGGTCGACTTGGCGGCTACGGCATGATGAATGCCCCCGGATTACCACTCACCGTTTCTTTAATACTCGCCCGCAAAGCCGGAGTGAAGGACCCTGCACTGGATCGGGCCATTGAGAAAAGTGCGCGACTCATCCGGTTTTATGTAGGTAAAGGAAGTGTGCCCTATGGTGACCATCATCCGTGGATTCAAACGCACGATGACAACGGTAAAAATGGAATCGCGGCTGTCATGTTTAACCTCTTGGATGATGCTGAGGCGGCGGGGTATTTTTCTTCCATGAGCATAGCATCCTACGGTGGCGAACGCGACAACGGACATACCGGAAATTTTCTAAACATGCTCTGGGCAATGCCCGGAGTCGCTATCTCAGGCCCCCATGCCAGCGGAGCATGGATGAAGGAGTTCGGCTGGTATTACGATCTCGCGCGCTGCTCGGATGGCAGCTATCGGCATCAAGGTCCGCCAGCCACCAAACCTGACAGCTATCGCAACTGGGATTGCACAGGTGCCTATTTATTAGCCTACGCTCAGCCACTCAGAAAAATCTTCCTAACAGGAAAAAAGCAAGGTGTTGCCACACAAATTTCCAAACAAAGCGCTGCACAATTCATTGAGGACGGAAAGGGCTGGAGTTCGAAAAATAAAAACTCACTTTATGCGGACCTCACCGACGAAGAGCTCTACGAGAAGCTCAAAAGCTGGTCTCCTGTGGTGCGTGAACGAGCAGCCCTTGCTCTCGCAAAACGTGACACCACTTCCGTAGATCGATTCATCCCATTACTAAAAGTGTCCGACCTGCCTACCCAACTGGGTGCATGCCAAGCATTGGCGAAGTTAAAAGCTCAATCGGCCCCCGCGGTGCCGGCACTCATAAACACATTGAAGTCCCGTGACCTCTGGTTGCGCGTCAAAGCGGCGGAAGCGCTAGCGGCAATTGGACCTGCTGCCAAGCCAGCTCTACCAGAACTGCTAACGATACTCGCAAACAATGATCTACAAAACGATCCGAGAGCAATGGAACAACGCTATCTTTGTTTTGCTCTCTTTGCTCAGCGGGATGGCTTACTTCGGGGCTCGCTGGATGGAGTGAACCGTGAGGCATTGTACGCCGCTGTGCGCAACGGACTAAAAAATGAGGATGGCCGCGCCCGCAGCTCCCTTGCAAGCGTCTTCAAAAAGCTAACATTCGAAGAAATAGAACCGTTGCTCCCCGCCATTCACGCTGCTGTTGTTGAGCCAGCCCCAAGCGGCATCATGTTTGCCAGTGGCATTCTATTGAGCGGTTTGGAAATACTCGCCAAATACCATATCAGAGAAGGTTTACCTCTCTGCTTCGAGGTAATGGAAATCGAAAAATGGGGCAAAAAGAATCGGATTACCGGATGTCTGAAAGCCTTACAGCTCTACGAAGGATCAGCCAAACCGATGCTTCCACGGCTCAAGCAGTTGGAAAGGCAACTACGGAACCACCGCGAAGCGAAATCGCTAGAGTCGACGATCGAGCTGATTCAAACAACCACCAAACTCATCGAATCCTCAAGTCGGACTCCCACATTGCGCTCGATTGGCCATTGA
- a CDS encoding sigma-70 family RNA polymerase sigma factor, with product MHPSQQPSTEFIKLLTNHQTALRGYIISLLPGCQDVNDVLQDTNVVLWEKMHSFEAGSNFQAWAFTIARNKVMQYWGQQKKLKRISLSESILDAIAEARKESRPELLENKLQALQSCLKILKQDERNLLHARYEQTESLQSYANKIGRSSASTRVSLHRIRQKLRSCVDLRLQWKGDTA from the coding sequence ATGCATCCGTCACAGCAACCCAGCACTGAATTCATCAAACTTCTGACTAACCATCAGACAGCGCTACGTGGGTATATCATCTCCCTGTTACCGGGGTGTCAGGATGTCAATGATGTCCTCCAAGACACCAATGTTGTTCTCTGGGAAAAAATGCACAGTTTCGAGGCTGGTAGCAATTTTCAAGCCTGGGCATTCACCATCGCCCGCAACAAGGTGATGCAGTACTGGGGCCAACAAAAGAAACTCAAGCGGATCAGCCTGAGTGAATCCATCCTCGATGCTATCGCAGAAGCTCGAAAGGAAAGTCGTCCCGAACTGCTTGAAAATAAGCTTCAGGCACTGCAAAGCTGCCTGAAAATTCTCAAGCAAGACGAACGAAACCTCCTCCACGCCCGCTACGAGCAAACGGAAAGTTTACAATCCTACGCAAATAAGATCGGACGCAGCTCGGCATCCACCCGGGTCAGCCTGCACCGGATTCGGCAAAAACTCCGCAGCTGTGTTGATCTGCGCCTCCAATGGAAGGGAGATACCGCATGA
- a CDS encoding LamG-like jellyroll fold domain-containing protein, giving the protein MNPEDLNAHIQDLLDGDIEPDALAQLEQELATNPEAMQQYIAYTDLNNLLDLEHEVRAKQSSGVVPIERIMHRQKLRNLRSATLSAAAILVIVVVAMSLFFSKEKAPILTFQSAPGTLFTLSHDKHGEQPAGQLLEPGSRLQISQGTVELTFRSGVRSIIQAPADLTLHDDNHLYLAKGIAWFHVAKGAEGFTVDTADLQVVDLGTEFGVHAHPNQHDEVHVFQGKVRVSTKRIRQESTTLISGEARRATPIGQLNSIPSKPDEFLSSLPSSLPHLHWSFDNAQELKPARVNYAGPEIQTSIIEPENQHHTTISPTQGVRNSALHSLGQGGKIISDWSGIRANQARTISFWIKIDSKAPRQEGNILGWGDRQIDHETTPWRASTASFYSFLSIEENRTRVGLSAGRFWITGTQSIADSQWHHIVCIYDGTADSKGNPNLQLYIDGQPEQVTKHRNTGLKVDDKRGIKLNTRVDSLDSVPLSIFADLWGKDESGNNVNAAIDELFIIRGAVSEDQIFQLYRNNQLENTSSQ; this is encoded by the coding sequence ATGAATCCGGAAGATCTTAATGCCCACATTCAGGATCTGCTCGACGGCGATATCGAACCCGATGCTCTCGCGCAGCTCGAACAAGAATTAGCTACAAACCCGGAGGCCATGCAACAATACATCGCCTACACCGACCTCAACAATCTGCTTGATCTGGAACATGAAGTTCGCGCAAAGCAATCAAGCGGGGTGGTCCCGATTGAGCGTATCATGCATCGCCAAAAGCTTCGCAACCTACGCTCCGCAACCTTATCTGCCGCAGCCATCCTCGTCATCGTAGTGGTTGCCATGAGCCTCTTTTTCAGCAAAGAAAAAGCCCCAATACTCACCTTCCAGTCAGCACCTGGCACGCTGTTCACCCTCAGCCACGACAAGCATGGAGAACAACCCGCAGGTCAGTTGCTCGAACCCGGATCCCGACTCCAAATCTCTCAAGGAACCGTCGAGCTCACCTTCCGCTCAGGTGTCAGATCCATTATCCAAGCACCCGCTGACCTCACCCTTCACGACGACAACCACCTCTACCTTGCAAAAGGAATCGCTTGGTTCCACGTCGCGAAGGGGGCCGAAGGGTTCACGGTGGATACTGCGGATCTCCAGGTTGTCGACCTCGGCACCGAGTTCGGAGTTCACGCTCACCCGAATCAACACGATGAAGTTCACGTTTTTCAAGGTAAAGTCCGAGTCTCAACCAAACGAATCCGACAAGAGTCTACAACGCTCATCTCTGGTGAAGCTCGACGGGCCACCCCCATTGGGCAACTCAATTCCATTCCCTCAAAACCCGACGAGTTCCTATCATCACTTCCAAGCTCGCTACCTCACCTCCATTGGTCTTTTGACAATGCTCAAGAACTAAAACCAGCCAGAGTCAACTACGCAGGCCCAGAGATTCAAACCTCCATCATCGAACCGGAGAATCAACATCATACCACCATTTCCCCCACCCAAGGTGTGCGGAATTCAGCTCTCCATTCTCTAGGGCAGGGAGGCAAAATCATCTCAGACTGGTCAGGCATACGTGCCAACCAAGCACGGACGATCTCTTTCTGGATCAAAATCGATTCCAAGGCTCCTCGTCAAGAAGGCAATATTCTCGGCTGGGGTGACCGCCAGATTGACCATGAAACCACACCCTGGCGAGCCAGCACCGCAAGCTTCTACTCCTTCCTCAGTATTGAAGAAAATAGAACGAGAGTTGGACTATCGGCCGGACGATTTTGGATCACCGGCACACAATCAATCGCTGACTCCCAGTGGCATCACATCGTTTGCATCTACGACGGAACTGCTGATTCTAAAGGAAACCCTAACCTCCAGCTCTACATCGACGGCCAACCCGAGCAGGTCACCAAACATCGCAATACTGGTCTCAAAGTGGACGACAAACGAGGAATTAAACTCAACACCCGAGTGGACAGCCTCGATTCCGTGCCTCTCAGCATCTTCGCTGATCTTTGGGGGAAAGATGAATCCGGAAACAATGTCAACGCGGCTATCGATGAGCTCTTTATCATCCGGGGGGCGGTGTCGGAGGATCAAATTTTCCAACTCTACCGCAACAATCAGTTAGAAAATACTTCCAGCCAATAA
- a CDS encoding PEP-CTERM sorting domain-containing protein — protein sequence MKLNTTLFALTAASTLTLQAATTQLPDTLDYLQTIDSGQLKTDGETCTITTGGTLTFTTPNWETILQAGDISATGTTTINIETGGTMTWENATSANSTRLFLGNQTAGSTGIINLNGGDFLGANLTEFILGRNDATGLFNISAGTAEFGNLQFGSGTGTIDFTAGSTGSLTVTGYTQTDYETLWTDGNLTYGGAQSGTFADNFSVSGSTLTAVPEPSSAALLGLGGIALVLRRRM from the coding sequence ATGAAATTGAACACGACATTATTCGCATTAACCGCTGCGAGCACGCTAACACTACAAGCGGCAACCACACAGCTTCCTGACACCCTCGACTACCTTCAGACTATTGATAGTGGCCAGCTAAAAACAGATGGTGAAACCTGCACTATTACAACAGGGGGCACCCTTACATTTACGACCCCAAACTGGGAAACCATTCTTCAAGCTGGTGATATCAGTGCAACTGGTACCACAACCATCAACATTGAAACAGGTGGAACAATGACTTGGGAAAACGCTACTTCAGCAAACAGCACACGCTTGTTCCTTGGTAACCAAACAGCGGGCAGCACTGGTATCATTAACCTCAACGGTGGAGACTTCCTCGGAGCTAACCTCACTGAGTTTATCCTCGGTCGTAACGACGCCACAGGTCTCTTCAATATCTCGGCAGGAACCGCAGAGTTTGGAAATCTCCAATTTGGCAGCGGAACCGGCACCATCGACTTCACTGCTGGTAGCACCGGATCACTCACCGTAACTGGCTACACGCAGACCGACTATGAAACCCTTTGGACAGATGGAAACCTCACCTACGGAGGAGCTCAATCGGGGACTTTTGCCGATAACTTCTCGGTCTCCGGCTCTACTCTGACCGCTGTTCCAGAACCATCCTCCGCAGCCCTGCTCGGACTCGGCGGCATTGCTCTTGTCTTGCGTCGCCGAATGTAA
- a CDS encoding PLP-dependent cysteine synthase family protein — translation MQKLPCHRYLHRVPPTPLVPIQINADSPAIWCKLEYLNPSGSTKDRIARHILEKAWRQGKLEAGNLVVEASSGSTSIALAMNCAQMGLRFLAFIPDTATNERALMIQAYGGEVRKVSGGMPEVIRTAATFCADEGAFLARQFENPDNAEAHQLFTAHEIMVQLPDVNIDAVVSGIGTGGTLVGLHQGFTHAGCQTRPVAAIPRCADGSMTSNVECCSLRFSKDVPGVIDGCSKLYSDWKQEPSASDLVEIAIDDDRCMKLTHQLWKMGFPVGPSSGLNLAAAMDAAQDLPTDATIVTVFPDRMERYFSHKVFETLRP, via the coding sequence ATGCAAAAGCTGCCATGCCACCGCTACCTTCACCGAGTGCCCCCCACCCCGCTGGTGCCCATTCAAATCAATGCCGATTCTCCTGCAATCTGGTGTAAACTCGAATACCTCAACCCGTCCGGCTCCACCAAAGACAGGATCGCCCGGCACATCCTCGAAAAAGCCTGGCGACAGGGGAAACTCGAAGCCGGAAATCTGGTGGTTGAGGCCTCGTCCGGCTCCACCTCCATCGCACTGGCCATGAACTGTGCCCAGATGGGCCTACGCTTTCTCGCCTTCATCCCGGACACCGCCACCAACGAACGGGCACTCATGATCCAGGCCTACGGCGGAGAAGTCCGCAAGGTCAGCGGCGGTATGCCCGAAGTGATCCGCACCGCTGCCACCTTCTGTGCAGATGAAGGCGCCTTTCTCGCCAGACAATTTGAAAATCCCGACAATGCCGAAGCCCACCAGCTGTTCACCGCCCATGAAATCATGGTCCAACTGCCCGACGTCAATATCGATGCCGTCGTTTCCGGAATCGGCACCGGTGGCACGCTGGTCGGACTGCATCAAGGATTCACCCACGCCGGATGCCAGACCCGACCCGTGGCTGCCATCCCACGCTGCGCCGACGGATCCATGACTTCCAACGTCGAATGCTGCTCACTTCGCTTTTCCAAAGATGTTCCCGGTGTCATCGACGGCTGCTCAAAACTCTACTCCGATTGGAAACAGGAACCATCAGCCAGTGATTTGGTGGAAATCGCCATCGATGATGATCGCTGCATGAAGCTGACCCACCAGCTCTGGAAAATGGGCTTCCCGGTTGGTCCCTCGTCCGGGCTGAACCTCGCAGCCGCCATGGATGCCGCACAGGATCTACCGACCGATGCCACCATCGTCACCGTCTTTCCAGACCGCATGGAGCGCTACTTCTCCCACAAGGTGTTCGAAACCTTGCGGCCTTAA
- a CDS encoding LemA family protein, whose translation MTPSVDATTLVILAVIATPPMLVAVMYNGHVNRRNAVNYAYASIDVQLKKRWDLIPNLVETVKGYTRHEKELLETLTRARRQAKDLHDDSHDRFSGESQINQAVPQLLALAESYPELKADKQFLNLQRNLTEVEAQIAAARRAYNAAVMDYNNGVDMFPSSIIASLFGFARRHHFATKPSERDTPNVAI comes from the coding sequence ATGACTCCTTCCGTGGACGCTACCACCCTCGTTATTCTGGCTGTGATTGCCACTCCGCCTATGCTCGTCGCCGTCATGTATAACGGTCACGTCAATCGCCGCAACGCCGTCAACTACGCCTACGCATCCATCGACGTTCAACTAAAAAAGCGCTGGGACTTGATCCCCAACCTGGTCGAAACCGTCAAAGGATACACACGGCACGAAAAAGAGCTGCTCGAAACCCTTACCCGGGCACGCCGACAGGCCAAGGACTTGCACGATGATTCACACGACCGCTTCTCCGGTGAAAGCCAGATCAATCAGGCTGTGCCCCAACTCCTCGCCCTTGCAGAATCCTATCCGGAACTGAAAGCCGACAAACAATTTCTCAACTTGCAACGCAACCTGACCGAGGTGGAAGCACAAATTGCCGCCGCCCGCCGCGCCTACAACGCCGCCGTCATGGACTACAATAATGGGGTTGATATGTTCCCCTCAAGCATCATCGCCAGCCTGTTTGGTTTTGCCCGACGCCATCACTTTGCCACTAAGCCCAGCGAACGAGATACACCCAACGTCGCTATCTGA
- a CDS encoding PDZ domain-containing protein — translation MNEKIFALVRILGLIHKVTQSPDSHRKTTTHKMKILRLSLSTLLACPLANAAIHVAPDGSDGADGSKNAPVASIQRAMDLSVQQKDPLILLADGVYFSSAPLSLTAEHSGKEGRARTIKAMTPGKAIISAGQNVEVQWTSYRDGIYQTKIPKDLDLTVGCDGLFIDQQSPRMARFPNYDRSARWLKGSSAKAYSPKRIQSWSDPRGGFLHAMHRAHWGGSHWKITGKKSATECTLEGGWMNNRGDTIHPNDRFVENIFEELDDANEWFLNHKTRTLYFKPSKPLPKGKSAVIFSRHESCVRIEGSEQKAAKHIRFEGVSFRHTSRTFMKTKEPLLRSDWKIYRQGAVFLTGAEHIHIANAEFTQLGGNAYFASGYNRHHKVTGSHFHHVGAGAINFVGDTKAVHNPMYVPYGKPITFDQINKKDRGPKTNDYPANCLAEDNLIHDIGLVEKQVAGLQISVAHKITARHLSIYDVPRAGINVGENAFGGHLIEFCDVFDTVQESSDHGSFNSWGRDRYWHTNYRLVDKQVAEFPDLPKIDMLDRNVIRNSRWRCDHGWDIDLDDGSSWYLIENNLCLGGGIKLREGYHREVRNNLVVANGFHPHVWFKQSEDVIEHNIWAAAIADVRLTGKGKTWDHNIYLRQADLKKAKAYGVDAHGVYAPLQFTDPQSLDYRFKPNAAVTQAGFRPFDLSQFGVQKPNLKSMARTPEPPAERASNEKSDMREYPVLGARFKNVTTLGEVSATGLPDQHGALIIDLKKGGMADNMGLEARDVIRSVNDTPVASCIEFFHAWAEASQPIKVSLWRTQKEQEHTLPAFPGVSLTAADAHIQGGPVYDQTKNYIGRWSNPKASLQWKPTVKSDTTYRVLITQAATNKQPNQWILKGMRKPLHGKTIATGDWEVFQSILLPDSLQSGTNANPTLTLSPDKTKGALMNFRKILLIESGK, via the coding sequence ATGAATGAAAAAATATTTGCATTGGTGCGTATCCTTGGGCTCATTCACAAAGTGACTCAATCCCCCGATAGCCATCGGAAAACCACAACACACAAGATGAAAATCCTCCGACTCAGTCTGTCCACGCTCCTCGCCTGCCCCCTCGCCAACGCCGCTATCCACGTAGCCCCCGATGGAAGCGACGGTGCAGACGGATCGAAAAACGCCCCTGTAGCCAGCATCCAACGTGCGATGGATCTCAGCGTGCAACAGAAGGATCCGTTGATCCTACTCGCAGATGGAGTCTATTTTTCCTCTGCCCCGCTGAGCCTCACGGCCGAGCATTCAGGCAAAGAGGGCCGGGCTCGCACCATTAAGGCGATGACGCCCGGCAAAGCCATCATCTCCGCAGGGCAAAACGTTGAAGTGCAATGGACAAGTTACCGAGACGGCATCTATCAAACAAAAATACCCAAAGATCTGGATCTCACCGTAGGATGCGACGGACTGTTCATTGACCAGCAATCCCCACGGATGGCTCGGTTCCCTAACTATGACCGCTCGGCCCGCTGGCTGAAAGGCTCCTCCGCGAAAGCCTACTCACCCAAGCGCATCCAATCGTGGAGCGATCCAAGAGGTGGATTTTTACATGCCATGCACCGGGCACACTGGGGTGGAAGTCACTGGAAAATCACAGGTAAAAAGTCAGCGACCGAATGCACCCTCGAAGGAGGATGGATGAACAACCGTGGAGACACCATTCACCCGAATGACCGCTTCGTGGAAAACATCTTCGAAGAGCTCGATGATGCAAACGAGTGGTTCCTCAACCACAAAACACGCACCCTCTATTTCAAACCATCCAAGCCACTCCCCAAGGGGAAGTCTGCTGTCATTTTCTCCCGGCATGAGTCCTGCGTCCGAATCGAAGGCTCAGAACAAAAAGCAGCCAAACACATCCGCTTCGAGGGCGTTTCTTTCCGCCACACCAGTCGGACATTCATGAAAACCAAGGAGCCGCTGCTGCGATCCGATTGGAAAATCTATCGTCAAGGTGCGGTGTTCCTCACAGGAGCAGAGCACATCCACATAGCCAATGCCGAGTTCACCCAACTCGGAGGCAATGCCTATTTCGCCAGTGGATACAACCGTCACCACAAAGTCACGGGATCCCATTTCCACCACGTCGGAGCCGGCGCCATCAACTTTGTCGGTGATACCAAAGCCGTGCACAACCCGATGTATGTCCCCTACGGAAAACCCATCACATTTGACCAAATCAATAAAAAGGACCGGGGGCCTAAAACCAATGATTACCCGGCAAACTGCCTTGCCGAAGACAACTTGATTCACGACATCGGACTGGTGGAAAAACAGGTGGCCGGCCTGCAAATCTCGGTTGCCCACAAAATCACCGCCCGTCACCTCAGTATCTACGATGTGCCACGAGCCGGAATCAACGTCGGTGAAAATGCCTTTGGCGGTCACCTGATTGAATTCTGTGATGTCTTCGACACCGTCCAGGAGTCCTCCGACCACGGGTCCTTCAACTCCTGGGGCCGCGACCGCTACTGGCATACCAACTACCGCTTGGTCGACAAGCAGGTGGCTGAATTCCCGGATCTCCCGAAAATCGACATGCTCGACCGCAATGTGATCCGCAACTCCCGCTGGCGCTGTGATCACGGCTGGGACATCGACCTCGATGACGGATCCTCCTGGTACCTCATCGAGAACAACCTCTGCCTCGGTGGAGGCATCAAACTCCGCGAAGGCTACCACCGCGAAGTCCGCAATAATCTGGTCGTCGCCAATGGCTTCCACCCGCATGTCTGGTTCAAACAATCCGAGGATGTCATCGAGCACAATATCTGGGCAGCAGCCATCGCCGACGTCAGGCTCACAGGCAAGGGGAAAACATGGGATCACAATATCTATCTTCGCCAGGCCGATCTCAAAAAAGCCAAGGCCTATGGCGTCGATGCCCATGGGGTGTATGCCCCGCTCCAATTCACCGACCCCCAATCGCTCGACTACCGCTTCAAGCCGAATGCCGCCGTCACCCAAGCTGGGTTCCGCCCCTTTGACCTCAGTCAATTCGGGGTCCAAAAACCCAATCTCAAATCCATGGCTCGCACACCGGAGCCTCCGGCGGAAAGAGCCAGCAACGAAAAATCTGACATGCGTGAGTATCCGGTTCTCGGGGCTCGATTTAAAAATGTCACCACTCTCGGTGAGGTTTCCGCCACGGGTCTTCCGGATCAACATGGAGCCCTGATCATCGATCTTAAAAAAGGAGGTATGGCCGACAACATGGGTCTAGAGGCCCGGGATGTCATCCGCTCGGTCAATGATACTCCCGTCGCCTCATGCATCGAATTTTTCCACGCCTGGGCCGAGGCGTCCCAACCCATCAAAGTAAGCCTCTGGCGAACCCAAAAAGAGCAAGAACACACGCTCCCCGCATTTCCCGGTGTCAGCCTCACCGCCGCGGATGCCCACATTCAGGGTGGTCCCGTCTACGATCAGACAAAAAACTACATCGGTCGCTGGAGCAACCCCAAGGCGAGCTTACAATGGAAACCTACCGTCAAGTCAGATACCACCTACCGGGTTCTGATCACCCAGGCCGCCACAAACAAGCAGCCGAATCAATGGATCCTCAAGGGAATGCGCAAGCCCCTGCACGGCAAAACCATAGCCACCGGAGACTGGGAGGTCTTTCAAAGCATCCTTCTGCCGGATAGCCTACAATCAGGTACAAACGCCAATCCAACACTCACCCTGAGCCCGGACAAAACCAAGGGCGCGTTAATGAACTTCCGGAAAATCCTGCTCATCGAGAGCGGAAAGTAG
- a CDS encoding DUF3137 domain-containing protein: protein MPSLPTDASTLAVELAPTINALEEGRMVTLNKIRSAWKKIGIATALALGIALIVFITSQGQSDSSNALVIIIPIAAIALIYSMVIYSQSIGGPTASYRSYYKSQIIGGMTRLIQPDIDYMPSRGLSESNFRSMNLYNGDIDRFHGEDLFTGKIGKTAITFSEVHAEDKRTRRNSKGKSETYWVTIFKGLAVIVDFNKHFRSWVTLHPDTAESSFGWLGRKLQQLGGDLVRLENPDFEQAFVVRGGDQVEARYLLTPEMQERLLNLRQHFGDGIRLAMHNSQLHLTIPNSNNWFEPDIRRPAGDPSQMQLFIQQMTSIFHIVELLDLNTRIWTKK from the coding sequence ATGCCATCCCTACCCACCGACGCCTCAACCCTGGCCGTAGAACTCGCCCCCACCATCAACGCGCTGGAAGAAGGGAGGATGGTAACGCTTAACAAAATTCGATCAGCCTGGAAAAAAATCGGGATTGCGACAGCGCTAGCCCTTGGTATTGCCCTGATCGTCTTCATCACCAGCCAGGGACAATCAGACAGCAGCAACGCACTTGTCATCATCATCCCCATCGCCGCCATCGCCCTGATTTACTCGATGGTCATCTATTCGCAATCGATCGGGGGCCCCACCGCATCTTACCGATCCTATTATAAAAGCCAGATTATCGGGGGCATGACCAGGCTGATTCAACCGGATATCGACTACATGCCGAGCCGGGGGCTTTCCGAGTCGAACTTCCGCTCCATGAACCTCTACAACGGCGACATCGACCGCTTCCACGGTGAGGATCTCTTCACCGGCAAGATCGGAAAAACCGCCATCACGTTCTCCGAAGTCCACGCGGAAGACAAACGAACCCGCAGAAACTCCAAGGGAAAATCCGAGACCTACTGGGTGACCATCTTCAAAGGGCTGGCCGTCATTGTTGACTTCAATAAACACTTCCGTTCGTGGGTCACTCTTCACCCGGACACCGCCGAAAGTTCCTTCGGCTGGCTCGGACGCAAACTCCAGCAGCTCGGAGGCGATCTCGTCCGACTCGAAAACCCCGATTTCGAACAAGCCTTCGTGGTCCGTGGTGGTGACCAGGTCGAAGCCCGCTACCTGCTCACCCCGGAAATGCAAGAGCGACTGCTCAACCTGCGGCAGCACTTTGGCGACGGTATCCGACTCGCCATGCACAACTCCCAACTTCACCTCACCATCCCCAATTCAAACAATTGGTTCGAGCCCGACATCCGCCGCCCCGCAGGCGACCCATCACAGATGCAACTCTTCATTCAGCAAATGACATCGATCTTCCACATCGTTGAGCTACTCGATCTCAACACCCGCATCTGGACCAAAAAATAA